A single genomic interval of Lewinellaceae bacterium harbors:
- a CDS encoding dihydroorotase: protein MTSIVFRNGMCINRGKQEIMDVLVRRGRIERVAPQVTVQGDIEEIDCTGLWIIPGLIDDQVHFREPGLTHKATIATESRAAVAGGVTTFMEMPNTKPPALTQELLQDKYDIAASVSPANYSFYMGVSNDNYDEVMRTDPLRICGIKIFMGSSTGNMLVDDMHTLEKVFADAPCLIATHCEDEATIKHNLAVFKEKYGEDIPFAAHPLIRSREACYASSHLAVELAQKHGTRLHILHISSKEELELFDRNTPLGNKRITSEACVHHLYYADTDYAELGALIKCNPAIKTADDRKALRAGLLDGSLDVMATDHAPHTWDEKQNKYLSAPSGLPLVQHSLSLALTLVRDGDLTPERMVDLMAHAPAECFGIADRGYLDEGSWADLVLVDPEDSYPVTKESIAYKCGWSPLEGKTLPGVVKQTWVNGHCVYRDGVLLGQPAGMRLSFNR, encoded by the coding sequence ATGACTTCGATTGTATTTCGAAATGGCATGTGTATCAACCGGGGTAAACAAGAGATCATGGATGTACTGGTACGTCGTGGAAGGATCGAAAGAGTCGCACCACAAGTAACCGTGCAAGGTGATATTGAGGAAATAGATTGCACAGGTTTGTGGATCATTCCTGGCCTCATTGACGATCAGGTTCATTTCCGCGAGCCGGGACTAACCCATAAGGCAACCATCGCAACCGAGTCGAGGGCCGCCGTCGCCGGAGGCGTCACGACGTTTATGGAAATGCCCAATACCAAACCACCGGCATTGACCCAGGAGTTGTTGCAAGATAAATACGACATCGCTGCGAGCGTGTCTCCGGCCAACTATTCTTTTTACATGGGCGTTTCCAATGATAATTACGACGAGGTCATGCGCACTGACCCCTTGAGGATCTGTGGTATTAAGATCTTTATGGGTTCGAGTACCGGCAATATGCTGGTAGATGATATGCATACGCTGGAGAAAGTATTCGCTGATGCTCCTTGCCTGATTGCAACCCATTGCGAAGATGAAGCTACCATTAAACACAATCTGGCTGTATTTAAGGAAAAATATGGTGAAGACATACCATTCGCCGCTCATCCGTTGATCCGCAGTCGGGAGGCTTGCTACGCTTCGTCTCATCTGGCGGTGGAATTGGCACAAAAACACGGTACACGTCTCCATATCCTCCACATTTCCTCCAAAGAAGAGCTTGAGTTGTTTGATCGCAACACGCCGCTTGGCAATAAAAGGATAACCAGTGAGGCGTGCGTGCACCATCTCTATTATGCAGATACGGATTATGCGGAACTGGGAGCTTTAATTAAATGTAATCCGGCCATTAAGACTGCAGATGACCGGAAGGCGCTGCGTGCCGGTTTGCTCGATGGCAGCCTGGATGTAATGGCTACCGATCATGCCCCGCATACCTGGGATGAGAAACAGAATAAATACTTGTCCGCTCCAAGTGGATTGCCACTGGTGCAGCACAGCCTTTCTCTGGCACTTACCCTGGTCCGGGATGGTGACCTGACCCCTGAGAGAATGGTGGATTTGATGGCACATGCGCCGGCGGAATGCTTTGGTATTGCCGACAGAGGCTATCTTGACGAAGGAAGTTGGGCGGATCTCGTTTTAGTAGACCCGGAAGACTCCTATCCGGTGACCAAAGAATCCATTGCCTATAAATGTGGATGGTCTCCCCTTGAAGGTAAAACGCTGCCCGGAGTCGTAAAACAAACCTGGGTAAATGGACATTGCGTTTACCGCGATGGAGTACTGCTAGGGCAACCGGCAGGCATGAGACTAAGCTTCAACCGGTAA
- a CDS encoding tetratricopeptide repeat protein, translating to MTKRKNEKDTLVDIVEVGENAQHFFERYKNWLMGGAIGIVAIAGGLLAYIYLYKKPLEKEAMEQMFQAEYQFSRDSFARALINPGNGYEGFLDLADHYSGTKAGNLAKYYAAVSHLQLGQTDAAISFLNDFKPAGDVLPIMKYGLLGDAYSEKQEYDKAIDNYKRAVNEGDNDVLTSYYMFKLGRLYEFQGDTAASLKMYQEIKSKYPGSTEGQDIDKYIARLSQNG from the coding sequence ATGACAAAACGCAAGAATGAAAAAGACACCCTGGTCGATATCGTTGAAGTTGGCGAAAATGCTCAACATTTCTTTGAACGGTATAAGAATTGGCTAATGGGTGGCGCCATCGGTATAGTCGCAATTGCCGGTGGATTGCTTGCTTACATCTACCTGTATAAAAAGCCTTTGGAGAAAGAAGCAATGGAGCAAATGTTTCAGGCTGAATATCAGTTTAGCCGTGATTCCTTTGCCCGTGCACTGATCAATCCCGGCAATGGTTACGAAGGGTTTCTGGACCTGGCCGATCATTACAGTGGCACTAAAGCAGGGAACCTCGCCAAATACTACGCAGCAGTAAGCCACCTGCAACTAGGCCAGACAGATGCTGCTATTTCATTTCTGAACGATTTCAAACCTGCCGGCGACGTCCTGCCGATCATGAAATATGGTTTACTGGGTGACGCCTATTCGGAAAAACAGGAATACGATAAAGCCATCGACAACTACAAGAGGGCCGTCAACGAAGGCGATAACGACGTCTTGACTTCGTATTACATGTTCAAACTTGGCCGTCTTTATGAATTCCAGGGAGACACAGCTGCCTCATTGAAAATGTATCAGGAGATTAAAAGCAAATACCCCGGCAGTACCGAGGGTCAGGATATTGATAAATACATTGCCCGTTTAAGCCAGAACGGCTAA
- a CDS encoding 2'-5' RNA ligase family protein: MNNLYFIAILPPVQVQQEVTVFKQAARDLFKSGHALKSPPHVTIIPPQRWDEVALDWVVHHLGEWTAQQKPFQVHIDGFDAFTPRVIFLNIEEKASLQSFQQACTEYLSHLLEKLDTRPFHPHMTVAFKDLDRRQFEKAWAYFGDKHYTSSFEVNALYLLNYKSGQWQVMGKWLLGKPNSFIKGQ; encoded by the coding sequence ATGAATAATTTATATTTTATTGCAATTCTTCCTCCGGTGCAGGTACAGCAAGAGGTGACAGTCTTCAAGCAGGCTGCCCGGGATTTATTCAAATCCGGTCACGCGCTCAAGTCACCGCCGCATGTTACGATCATTCCTCCACAACGCTGGGACGAGGTTGCTTTGGATTGGGTGGTTCACCATCTGGGCGAATGGACGGCTCAGCAAAAGCCTTTTCAAGTCCATATTGATGGCTTTGACGCTTTTACACCAAGGGTAATTTTCCTGAATATCGAAGAGAAGGCCTCCTTGCAATCTTTTCAGCAGGCATGTACGGAATACCTTTCCCACCTCCTGGAGAAACTTGATACACGGCCCTTTCATCCTCATATGACGGTTGCATTTAAAGATCTGGACCGTCGTCAATTTGAAAAGGCATGGGCGTACTTCGGTGATAAGCACTACACCTCATCGTTTGAAGTTAATGCCCTGTACCTACTAAATTATAAGAGTGGCCAATGGCAGGTGATGGGTAAATGGTTATTGGGTAAGCCGAACAGCTTCATCAAGGGACAATAA
- a CDS encoding 6,7-dimethyl-8-ribityllumazine synthase: MASKGYQTPDKVSANGLRIGIVHAQWNSEITSKLLEGARSTLEAAGGTVLPEHIIQVPGSFELPMGARILLGRDKFDAIICLGCLIKGDTEHDTYIAQSVAQGLTMLSLQSNTACLFGVITALNMEQAIARAGGDHGNKGSEAAQSAIQMALIKKEQPKAKPTIGFKSPLGD, translated from the coding sequence ATGGCAAGTAAAGGATATCAGACTCCGGATAAAGTCTCCGCTAACGGACTGCGGATTGGCATCGTCCATGCACAATGGAATAGTGAGATCACTTCAAAATTACTGGAAGGTGCCCGCTCAACCCTCGAAGCAGCTGGAGGTACGGTGCTTCCGGAGCACATCATCCAGGTTCCCGGTTCGTTCGAGTTACCCATGGGAGCCCGGATCCTGTTGGGCCGCGATAAGTTTGATGCGATCATTTGCCTGGGATGCCTGATCAAGGGCGACACCGAACACGATACTTATATTGCTCAGTCAGTGGCACAGGGGTTAACCATGCTCTCCCTGCAATCGAATACAGCCTGCCTGTTTGGTGTGATCACAGCCTTAAATATGGAACAAGCCATCGCACGTGCCGGCGGGGATCATGGTAACAAAGGAAGTGAAGCCGCCCAGTCTGCCATTCAAATGGCCCTAATCAAAAAAGAACAGCCAAAAGCAAAGCCTACCATCGGCTTCAAATCCCCTCTGGGTGATTAA
- a CDS encoding MBL fold metallo-hydrolase, which yields MKLYEIPTGYFKLDGGAMFGVVPKSLWSKINPPDEDNLCTWSMRCLLVETDNRLMLVDTGLGDKQSDRFFSYYKPHGTDSLLKSIHRAGFSPEQITDVFLTHLHFDHTGGAVRYDEQGELVPVFPNATYWSNEKHYDWAVHSNPREKASFLQENFVPLQRSGKLAFLPTAASKIQWVDGLQVYFVYGHTEAMMLLRVPLGNRHLLYCADLLPSSGHLGASYVMSYDIRPLITMQEKATILEEACAAGDVLFFEHDPVHACATLKKDDRGRIVVGELLSLDEAVRLTQ from the coding sequence ATTAAATTATACGAAATACCAACCGGTTATTTCAAACTCGACGGCGGAGCCATGTTTGGGGTAGTACCCAAGTCTTTGTGGTCCAAAATTAATCCTCCGGATGAAGACAACCTCTGTACCTGGTCCATGCGTTGCCTGCTGGTAGAAACAGATAACAGGCTGATGCTTGTCGACACTGGATTAGGTGATAAACAGAGTGACCGCTTTTTCTCCTATTACAAACCCCATGGTACCGATTCACTACTGAAATCAATCCATCGAGCTGGATTCAGCCCTGAACAAATCACCGACGTATTCCTGACTCATCTGCATTTTGACCATACGGGTGGAGCTGTGCGTTATGACGAACAGGGTGAATTGGTTCCTGTGTTCCCCAATGCCACGTATTGGAGCAATGAAAAGCATTACGATTGGGCTGTTCACTCCAACCCGCGTGAAAAAGCATCTTTCCTGCAGGAAAATTTTGTTCCATTGCAGCGATCAGGTAAGCTGGCGTTTCTTCCCACTGCGGCTTCGAAAATTCAATGGGTGGATGGACTGCAGGTTTATTTTGTCTACGGGCATACGGAAGCTATGATGTTACTCCGGGTTCCACTTGGTAACAGACATCTGCTGTATTGTGCAGACCTGCTGCCCTCTAGTGGTCATTTAGGTGCCAGCTACGTAATGAGCTATGATATCAGGCCACTGATCACCATGCAGGAAAAAGCAACCATCCTTGAAGAAGCTTGCGCAGCAGGAGATGTATTATTTTTTGAGCATGATCCGGTGCATGCATGTGCAACACTGAAGAAGGACGATCGGGGCCGTATTGTAGTCGGAGAATTATTGTCCCTTGATGAAGCTGTTCGGCTTACCCAATAA